A part of Brachybacterium faecium DSM 4810 genomic DNA contains:
- a CDS encoding ABC-type transport system involved in multi-copper enzyme maturation, permease component produces the protein MSTPPNGPGTGTPDATAPSTGPSAEPSTIPPTDPSTIPPTDPSANPPVGRSRPRGGTLALRPRGLWLVTSLELRQRIRSARWYVALGIWTLLLFGIGVLSLAPALYTTEWGVVREVARVMFSLQMILVLLAMLLVTPALSAGSINGDRSAGTLATLQASLLSPLEIVLGKLLAGLVTGLAFLVLAMPSALPLALLGEVSIFYLLRVTATICFLTFCVTAIGLGLSALTQRQLGSVVLAYVLVFGVTVVGPILWGVSATFLTTQQEVTSYYTEYTDYEDFEDASTGGVCVASTDVQGVWRMDLAQPLMWPNPLVMLAETAPRQHIGGYWQGESDAQVDALSIMKYGMREASSPPHPSDHNHCSPEDADYPDLGAPTQIPQWPMGVAAWGVVALGALAVAVARLRVPIRRLGPGTRIA, from the coding sequence ATGAGCACTCCCCCGAACGGCCCAGGCACGGGCACCCCCGACGCGACCGCCCCGTCCACCGGCCCGTCGGCCGAACCGTCGACCATCCCGCCCACCGACCCGTCGACCATCCCGCCCACCGACCCGTCGGCGAACCCGCCCGTCGGCCGCAGCCGTCCGCGCGGCGGCACCCTCGCGCTGCGCCCGCGCGGCCTGTGGCTGGTGACCTCGCTCGAGCTGCGCCAGCGGATCCGCTCGGCCCGCTGGTACGTGGCGCTGGGCATCTGGACCCTCCTGCTGTTCGGCATCGGGGTGCTGTCCCTCGCGCCGGCGCTGTACACCACCGAATGGGGTGTGGTGCGCGAGGTGGCGCGGGTGATGTTCAGCCTGCAGATGATCCTCGTGCTGCTGGCGATGCTGCTGGTCACGCCGGCGCTCTCCGCCGGGTCGATCAACGGGGACCGCAGCGCCGGCACCCTCGCGACGCTGCAGGCGAGCCTGCTCAGCCCGCTCGAGATCGTGCTCGGCAAGCTCCTGGCCGGGCTGGTCACGGGCCTGGCCTTCCTGGTGCTGGCGATGCCGTCGGCGCTGCCGCTCGCGCTGCTGGGCGAGGTGAGCATCTTCTACCTGCTGCGCGTCACGGCGACGATCTGCTTCCTCACCTTCTGCGTGACCGCGATCGGGCTGGGCCTCTCCGCGCTCACGCAGCGCCAGCTGGGATCGGTGGTGCTCGCCTACGTGCTGGTGTTCGGGGTGACGGTGGTGGGTCCGATCCTGTGGGGCGTCTCGGCCACGTTCCTCACCACCCAGCAGGAGGTGACCAGCTACTACACCGAGTACACCGACTACGAGGACTTCGAGGACGCCTCGACGGGCGGCGTGTGCGTGGCCAGCACCGACGTGCAGGGGGTGTGGCGGATGGACCTCGCCCAGCCGCTGATGTGGCCGAACCCGCTGGTGATGCTCGCCGAGACCGCGCCGCGCCAGCACATCGGCGGGTACTGGCAGGGCGAGAGCGATGCGCAGGTCGACGCCCTGTCGATCATGAAGTACGGGATGCGGGAGGCGTCCAGCCCGCCGCATCCCTCGGATCACAACCACTGCAGCCCGGAGGATGCCGACTATCCGGACCTCGGCGCTCCCACGCAGATCCCGCAGTGGCCGATGGGGGTGGCCGCCTGGGGCGTGGTCGCCCTGGGTGCGCTCGCGGTCGCGGTGGCGCGTCTGCGGGTGCCGATCCGACGGCTCGGGCCGGGCACCCGGATCGCCTGA
- a CDS encoding carbohydrate ABC transporter membrane protein (PFAM: Binding-protein-dependent transport system inner membrane component), which translates to MTLQDRTPVAAPAPGRRRPLTSSLLARRVMGHAATYLVLVAAAVLTLGPFLFSVMTALTSTQQFAQQGPLSMPAPAVLDNFVALFAPSAGADGFITPVAVTVQMVAVILVGQMVFSVLAAYAFAQLRFPGRDLLFWVYVATLMVPQVVVVVPLYLVLSEAGLRNTFWALVIPFVLGSPYAIFLLRENFRGVPSELMDAMRIDGAGTLRLLWHLVVPLNRPIIVTLVLITVVTHWNSFMWPMVITSGPEWRVITVATSALQSQYNNNWTLVMAGTTLAMLPLVILMVLFQKQITRSVGDATLR; encoded by the coding sequence ATGACCCTGCAGGACCGCACCCCGGTCGCCGCGCCCGCCCCCGGCCGACGGCGCCCGCTGACCAGCTCGCTGCTGGCCCGGCGCGTGATGGGCCACGCCGCGACCTACCTGGTGCTCGTGGCCGCGGCGGTGCTGACGCTCGGCCCGTTCCTGTTCTCGGTGATGACGGCGCTGACCTCCACCCAGCAGTTCGCGCAGCAGGGGCCGCTGTCGATGCCCGCCCCGGCCGTGCTCGACAACTTCGTGGCCCTGTTCGCCCCCTCCGCGGGGGCGGACGGCTTCATCACGCCCGTCGCGGTCACCGTGCAGATGGTCGCGGTGATCCTGGTGGGCCAGATGGTGTTCTCGGTGCTGGCCGCCTACGCCTTCGCCCAGCTGCGCTTCCCCGGCCGTGACCTGCTGTTCTGGGTGTACGTGGCGACGCTGATGGTGCCGCAGGTGGTGGTCGTGGTGCCGCTGTACCTGGTGCTCAGCGAGGCGGGGCTGCGCAACACCTTCTGGGCGCTGGTGATCCCGTTCGTGCTCGGCTCCCCGTACGCGATCTTCCTGCTGCGGGAGAACTTCCGCGGCGTGCCCTCGGAGCTGATGGACGCCATGCGGATCGACGGCGCCGGCACCCTGCGCCTGCTGTGGCACCTGGTGGTGCCGCTGAACCGGCCGATCATCGTCACCCTGGTGCTGATCACCGTGGTCACCCACTGGAACAGCTTCATGTGGCCGATGGTGATCACCTCCGGCCCGGAGTGGCGGGTGATCACCGTGGCGACCTCCGCGCTGCAGTCGCAGTACAACAACAACTGGACCCTGGTGATGGCGGGGACCACCCTGGCGATGCTGCCGCTGGTGATCCTCATGGTGCTGTTCCAGAAGCAGATCACCCGCTCCGTGGGGGACGCGACGCTGCGGTGA
- a CDS encoding ABC-type sugar transport system, periplasmic component (PFAM: Bacterial extracellular solute-binding protein) — MLNRRTLLSSFAAAGLLGTAAACSPAGDGGGDTGGGGSDAGGSTGGDKGTLTFRLWDQNAVPAYEESFEAFTAQSGWNVKIDVVSWDDYWTRLPLDIASGDAADVYWVNSANFIQLKDSDALLDINEVIPDGASQWEQSVVELYTRDGGLWGVPQIWDSIAVFYNKELVEEAGVDPSDLAFDPTAESDSLREAGRALTVDGAGLHPEEDGFDPDSRSQFGFNSQADRQAIIGPLLASNGAQWQDEDEYTFASPEGIEAFQYMADLVNAEHIAPSAADTNENGDFTRDLFTQGKLGLFQSGPYNLLPISEGVEDSFEWALAAPVAGPDGAKSLVHGVVAVGNANADDEQQDGITELLTWLGSKEGQLPLAEKGVSFPAHVEAQEAFLGFWEDKGMDVSVFVDAAKNAAEADTGARANAGLTAAMPIFQEVFIGRLTAEEGIPQAQEEGNAAMAE, encoded by the coding sequence ATGCTGAACCGTCGCACTCTCCTCTCCTCCTTCGCCGCCGCCGGGCTGCTCGGCACGGCGGCGGCATGCTCCCCCGCCGGCGACGGCGGTGGTGACACCGGCGGCGGGGGCAGCGATGCGGGCGGCAGCACCGGCGGAGACAAGGGCACGCTCACCTTCCGCCTGTGGGACCAGAACGCGGTGCCCGCCTATGAGGAGTCCTTCGAGGCGTTCACCGCGCAGAGCGGCTGGAACGTGAAGATCGACGTGGTCTCCTGGGACGACTACTGGACCCGCCTGCCGCTGGACATCGCCAGCGGTGACGCGGCGGACGTGTACTGGGTGAACTCCGCGAACTTCATCCAGCTCAAGGATTCCGACGCCCTGCTGGACATCAACGAGGTGATCCCCGACGGCGCCTCCCAGTGGGAGCAGTCCGTGGTGGAGCTGTACACGCGCGACGGCGGGCTCTGGGGTGTGCCGCAGATCTGGGATTCGATCGCGGTGTTCTACAACAAGGAGCTGGTCGAGGAGGCGGGCGTGGACCCGTCGGACCTCGCCTTCGATCCCACCGCCGAGAGCGACTCGCTGCGCGAGGCGGGCCGTGCGCTGACGGTCGACGGGGCCGGCCTGCATCCGGAGGAGGACGGCTTCGACCCGGATTCCCGCAGCCAGTTCGGCTTCAACTCGCAGGCGGATCGCCAGGCGATCATCGGCCCGCTGCTGGCCTCCAACGGCGCGCAGTGGCAGGACGAGGACGAGTACACCTTCGCCTCCCCCGAGGGCATCGAGGCGTTCCAGTACATGGCCGACCTCGTCAACGCCGAGCACATCGCCCCCAGCGCCGCCGACACCAACGAGAACGGCGACTTCACCCGAGACCTGTTCACGCAGGGCAAGCTCGGCCTGTTCCAGTCCGGCCCCTACAACCTGCTGCCCATCTCCGAGGGCGTCGAGGATTCCTTCGAGTGGGCGCTGGCGGCACCGGTCGCCGGCCCGGACGGCGCGAAGTCTCTGGTGCACGGCGTGGTCGCGGTCGGCAACGCCAACGCCGACGACGAGCAGCAGGACGGGATCACCGAGCTGCTGACCTGGCTGGGCTCGAAGGAGGGGCAGCTGCCGCTGGCCGAGAAGGGCGTCTCCTTCCCCGCCCATGTGGAGGCGCAGGAGGCGTTCCTCGGCTTCTGGGAGGACAAGGGCATGGACGTGAGCGTCTTCGTCGACGCGGCGAAGAACGCCGCCGAGGCGGATACGGGCGCCCGTGCGAACGCCGGCCTCACCGCGGCGATGCCGATCTTCCAGGAGGTCTTCATCGGCCGCCTCACCGCCGAGGAGGGCATCCCACAGGCACAGGAGGAGGGCAACGCCGCGATGGCCGAGTGA
- a CDS encoding transcriptional regulator, effector-binding domain/component (PFAM: Bacterial transcription activator, effector binding domain), which yields MSSMPHPYDAAEPARECQVTEAPEVPTAVVSQREYPMHAMPTLMDGTFSHLVEALAEVGIHPIGPAFALHHRAPVSTADLEVGFPVDTPLTETLTLPSGYEVTGSVLPSGRVGWISHLGGYGGLAEKWGAFTEEIGESEEQMMYPFWEFYVTPPAPDVNPATLRTDLFSLLEPREG from the coding sequence ATGTCGTCGATGCCGCATCCCTATGACGCCGCGGAGCCGGCCCGCGAGTGCCAGGTGACCGAGGCGCCCGAGGTGCCCACCGCCGTGGTCTCGCAGCGGGAGTACCCGATGCATGCGATGCCCACGCTGATGGACGGGACCTTCTCGCATCTCGTGGAGGCGCTCGCGGAGGTGGGCATCCACCCGATCGGTCCTGCGTTCGCGCTGCATCACCGCGCACCGGTCTCCACCGCCGATCTGGAGGTCGGCTTCCCGGTCGACACCCCGCTCACCGAGACCCTCACCCTGCCCAGCGGGTACGAGGTGACCGGGTCCGTGCTGCCCAGCGGGCGCGTCGGCTGGATCTCCCACCTCGGCGGCTACGGCGGCCTGGCCGAGAAGTGGGGCGCGTTCACCGAGGAGATCGGTGAGTCCGAGGAGCAGATGATGTACCCGTTCTGGGAGTTCTACGTGACTCCGCCCGCGCCGGACGTGAACCCGGCGACGCTGCGCACGGACCTGTTCAGCCTGCTGGAGCCGCGCGAAGGCTGA
- a CDS encoding integrase family protein (PFAM: Integrase core domain), whose amino-acid sequence MSKNQPVDPRVRLAISRWPEDAPRGTVTSFCVEHGISRKTFYVLRARLREEGPAAVLEPKSRRPSSSPTRIGEDVKDQAVAVRAALEASGLDHGPISVFDRMGAMGLESPSVAALARIFRERGVARADPKKKPRSAYRRFVYPAPNACWQLDATGYVLIDGRSCTIFQLQDDHSRLAVASLVAPAETTQAALDVFLKGVARYGVPQRLLTDNGAAMNPTRRGWPSPLVTHATGLGVQAITGKPFKPTTQGKNERFHQTLFRWLDQQPLAETISQLQAMVDNFDIIYNQQRRHQGLPGRITPQQAWDATPVAEAPKPPAAPIDVLLPAPLDEVLHPGEEPQALDYTAWGDPFDKEAGQRVLRTGSNGSIVLRRITFYLSKRRAGEHVRVIWDATGLVVIDVHGEVLIKHPWPPAGTTYVGNGKPRGRPRKTPRPE is encoded by the coding sequence ATGAGCAAGAATCAGCCCGTAGATCCTCGCGTCCGTTTGGCGATCTCTCGCTGGCCCGAGGACGCTCCGAGAGGGACCGTGACCAGCTTCTGTGTTGAGCACGGGATCTCGCGGAAGACGTTCTATGTCCTGCGTGCTCGGTTGCGTGAGGAAGGCCCGGCGGCGGTGCTCGAACCGAAGAGCCGTCGGCCGTCCAGCAGTCCTACCCGCATTGGTGAGGACGTGAAGGACCAGGCGGTGGCGGTGCGGGCGGCCCTGGAGGCGTCGGGTTTGGACCACGGCCCGATCAGTGTGTTCGACCGGATGGGGGCGATGGGCTTGGAGTCTCCGTCGGTCGCGGCGCTGGCGAGGATCTTTCGTGAGCGGGGCGTGGCTCGAGCGGACCCGAAGAAGAAGCCACGATCGGCGTATCGCCGGTTTGTCTATCCCGCGCCCAACGCGTGCTGGCAGCTGGACGCCACCGGCTACGTGCTGATCGATGGGCGTTCCTGCACCATCTTCCAGCTCCAGGACGACCATTCCCGGCTCGCAGTCGCCTCTCTGGTCGCGCCGGCAGAGACCACGCAGGCTGCTCTGGACGTGTTCCTCAAAGGCGTCGCCCGGTATGGGGTTCCACAACGCCTGTTAACGGACAACGGCGCGGCGATGAACCCGACTCGGCGTGGTTGGCCGAGCCCGTTGGTCACTCACGCCACCGGGCTCGGAGTCCAGGCGATCACCGGCAAACCCTTCAAGCCCACCACCCAGGGCAAGAACGAACGGTTCCACCAGACCTTGTTCCGCTGGCTGGATCAGCAGCCGCTGGCTGAGACGATCTCGCAGCTCCAAGCGATGGTGGACAACTTCGACATCATCTACAACCAGCAGCGACGTCACCAAGGCCTGCCCGGCCGGATCACTCCTCAGCAGGCTTGGGACGCCACGCCCGTGGCAGAAGCACCGAAGCCACCAGCAGCACCGATCGACGTACTGCTGCCAGCGCCGCTGGACGAAGTTCTCCACCCCGGCGAAGAGCCTCAGGCACTGGACTACACCGCCTGGGGCGATCCCTTCGACAAGGAAGCCGGACAACGAGTCCTGCGGACCGGTTCAAACGGTTCCATCGTGCTGCGAAGGATCACGTTCTATCTCTCCAAACGGCGGGCCGGCGAACACGTCCGAGTCATCTGGGACGCCACCGGGCTCGTCGTGATCGACGTTCACGGCGAAGTCCTCATCAAGCATCCCTGGCCCCCGGCAGGCACCACTTACGTCGGCAACGGGAAGCCTCGAGGACGCCCTCGAAAGACCCCACGACCGGAGTAA
- a CDS encoding uncharacterized conserved protein (PFAM: Protein of unknown function (DUF1237)): MATLPPALLGTVHERVLTGLDDIVGTDRALATEIADRVVGYLRNTAETTVNVEEDGTTFVITGDIPAMWLRDSAAQLTPLLRLVAGGVGAEEERAELVSLLAGLLRRHWQYIEIDPYANAFNRLPDNSHWDEDVTEFENPWAWERKFELDSLSYGPDLAWRLWTATGDTSWADERFLPAARAILATVATEQHHEERSQYRFQRTGVPAQDTLDREGRGSLTTPNGLVWAGFRPSDDACELGYNIPGNHFLALALERLAVLLEQVADAPQEAAEARRLAAEIRAALEEHGLIDGPDGQRIWAYEIDGRGEHRFLDDANVPSLLSLPYLGCVDAEDPVYLATRAAVLSRQNPYYYAGLFLEGVGSPHTPKDHVWPIAKSIEGLTTADRAEKLRLLQQLIRTDGGTGMMHEGVHVDEPTQFTREWFSWSNSMFCELALDLAGVSRDPAGSQGPSEDVAGA; encoded by the coding sequence GTGGCCACTCTGCCTCCCGCCCTTCTCGGGACCGTGCACGAGCGCGTCCTGACCGGACTCGACGACATCGTCGGCACCGACCGCGCCCTCGCGACGGAGATCGCCGACCGCGTCGTCGGTTACCTCCGCAACACCGCCGAGACCACGGTGAACGTCGAGGAGGACGGCACCACCTTCGTGATCACCGGGGACATCCCGGCGATGTGGCTGCGCGACTCCGCCGCACAGCTCACGCCGCTGCTGCGCCTGGTGGCCGGCGGCGTGGGCGCCGAGGAGGAGCGTGCGGAGCTGGTGTCGCTGCTGGCCGGGCTGCTGCGCCGCCACTGGCAGTACATCGAGATCGATCCCTACGCGAACGCGTTCAACCGCCTGCCGGACAACTCCCACTGGGATGAGGACGTCACCGAGTTCGAGAACCCGTGGGCGTGGGAGCGGAAGTTCGAGCTGGACTCGCTCTCCTACGGCCCGGACCTGGCCTGGCGGCTGTGGACCGCGACCGGGGACACCTCCTGGGCCGATGAGCGGTTCCTGCCCGCGGCCCGCGCGATCCTCGCCACCGTCGCGACCGAGCAGCATCATGAGGAGCGCTCGCAGTACCGCTTCCAGCGCACGGGCGTTCCCGCGCAGGACACCCTCGACCGCGAGGGGCGCGGCTCCCTGACCACGCCGAACGGCCTCGTGTGGGCCGGGTTCCGCCCCTCGGACGATGCCTGCGAGCTGGGGTACAACATCCCCGGCAACCATTTCCTGGCCCTCGCGCTGGAGCGCCTGGCCGTGCTGCTCGAGCAGGTCGCGGACGCCCCGCAGGAGGCGGCCGAGGCGCGCCGTCTCGCCGCCGAGATCCGGGCCGCGCTCGAGGAGCACGGCCTGATCGACGGTCCGGACGGGCAGCGGATCTGGGCGTACGAGATCGACGGCCGCGGCGAGCACCGCTTCCTCGACGACGCGAACGTGCCGAGCCTGCTGTCCCTGCCGTACCTGGGCTGTGTGGACGCCGAGGACCCGGTGTACCTCGCCACCCGTGCGGCGGTGCTGTCGCGGCAGAACCCGTACTACTACGCGGGCCTGTTCCTCGAGGGCGTCGGCTCCCCGCACACCCCGAAGGACCACGTGTGGCCGATCGCGAAGTCCATCGAGGGGCTGACCACGGCCGACCGCGCGGAGAAGCTGCGGCTCCTGCAGCAGCTGATCCGCACCGACGGCGGCACCGGGATGATGCATGAGGGCGTCCACGTCGACGAGCCGACGCAGTTCACCCGCGAATGGTTCTCCTGGTCGAATTCGATGTTCTGCGAGCTGGCCCTCGACCTGGCCGGCGTCTCGCGCGACCCGGCCGGGAGCCAGGGCCCCTCGGAGGACGTCGCCGGCGCCTGA
- a CDS encoding ABC-type multidrug transport system, ATPase component (PFAM: ABC transporter) produces MTQSTPSSEGPEPAAYEWPHPPGADPAPDITTSAAAASGIAAAPGVPGAPAPGTTPSDTTTPGIVAEHVSRAFGSVQAVHDLSFTAPRGAVTALVGPNGCGKSTLMLMLASLLAPDAGRVLIDGVDPATDSPAVRAGVGWMPDQFGAWDSLRVAEVLEVMGRAYFLPTAPLRSRVDELLELMDLVPLAQQPAHVLSRGQKQRLGLARALVHAPSVLILDEPASGLDPASRRRLLRVVRSLAAAGTTVLVSSHILSELEEMADHVVFMDAGRVVEAARMRDLAARPRPWRIASLQQEALVAALSRLGVRHEEVLGPERTSSGHAEVTVHLPDEATASRLLTDLTAAHAHVIAFGPATGRLEAAYLASDAAHREGAL; encoded by the coding sequence ATGACGCAGAGCACCCCCTCGAGCGAGGGCCCGGAACCCGCCGCCTACGAGTGGCCCCACCCTCCCGGAGCAGACCCCGCTCCCGACATCACCACCTCGGCTGCTGCTGCCTCGGGCATCGCCGCCGCTCCCGGCGTCCCCGGTGCCCCCGCCCCGGGAACCACCCCTTCTGACACCACCACCCCCGGCATCGTCGCCGAGCACGTGAGCCGGGCGTTCGGCAGCGTGCAGGCGGTGCATGATCTGAGCTTCACCGCGCCCCGCGGCGCGGTGACGGCGCTGGTGGGCCCCAACGGCTGCGGCAAGTCGACGCTGATGCTGATGCTCGCCTCGCTGCTGGCGCCGGATGCGGGCCGCGTGCTGATCGACGGGGTGGACCCGGCCACCGATTCACCGGCGGTGCGGGCCGGCGTGGGCTGGATGCCGGACCAGTTCGGGGCCTGGGATTCGCTGCGCGTCGCCGAGGTGCTCGAGGTGATGGGCCGGGCCTACTTCCTGCCGACGGCACCGCTGCGCTCCCGGGTGGACGAGCTGCTGGAGCTGATGGACCTGGTCCCTCTCGCGCAGCAGCCCGCGCATGTGCTCTCCCGCGGGCAGAAGCAGCGCCTGGGCCTGGCGCGTGCGCTGGTCCACGCCCCGTCCGTGCTGATCCTCGACGAGCCGGCGTCGGGCCTGGATCCCGCGTCCCGCCGGCGTCTGCTGCGCGTGGTGCGCTCGCTCGCGGCCGCGGGGACGACGGTGCTGGTCTCCAGCCACATCCTCAGCGAGCTCGAGGAGATGGCCGATCACGTGGTGTTCATGGATGCCGGGCGGGTGGTCGAGGCTGCGCGCATGCGCGACCTGGCCGCTCGGCCGCGGCCCTGGCGGATCGCCTCGCTGCAGCAGGAGGCGCTGGTCGCAGCGCTGTCACGGCTCGGGGTGCGACACGAGGAGGTGCTCGGCCCGGAGCGCACCTCCTCCGGGCACGCCGAGGTGACCGTGCACCTGCCGGACGAGGCCACGGCCTCGCGCCTGCTCACCGACCTCACCGCAGCGCACGCCCACGTGATCGCCTTCGGCCCGGCGACGGGGCGGCTCGAGGCCGCCTATCTCGCCTCGGACGCCGCCCACCGCGAAGGAGCCCTGTGA
- a CDS encoding DNA replication and repair protein RecR (PFAM: RecR protein; Toprim domain~TIGRFAM: recombination protein RecR) yields the protein MYEGIVQDLIDELGRLPGIGPKSAQRIAFHLLDADDAAVRRLAEVLIQVKDTVRFCEICGNVSAEEKCRICTDPRRTDEVICVVEESKDIVAIEKIREFKGRYHVLGGAIDPIGGVGPNDLRITQLMSRLGSGETTEVILALDPNIEGEATAAYLSRLLGPMELTVTRLASGLPVGGDLDYADEMTLGRAFLGRRSV from the coding sequence GTGTACGAAGGCATCGTCCAGGACCTCATCGACGAGCTCGGCAGGCTGCCGGGCATCGGCCCCAAGTCGGCGCAGCGGATCGCATTCCATCTGCTGGACGCCGACGACGCCGCTGTGCGCCGACTCGCGGAGGTGCTCATCCAGGTGAAGGACACGGTGCGCTTCTGCGAGATCTGCGGCAACGTCTCCGCGGAGGAGAAGTGCCGCATCTGCACCGACCCGCGCCGCACCGACGAGGTGATCTGCGTGGTCGAGGAGTCCAAGGACATCGTCGCGATCGAGAAGATCCGCGAGTTCAAGGGCCGCTACCACGTGCTCGGCGGCGCCATCGACCCGATCGGCGGCGTCGGCCCCAACGACCTGCGCATCACCCAGCTGATGAGCCGGCTCGGCTCCGGGGAGACCACCGAGGTGATCCTCGCGCTGGACCCGAACATCGAGGGCGAGGCCACCGCCGCCTACCTCTCGCGCCTGCTCGGGCCGATGGAGCTGACCGTCACCCGCCTCGCCTCCGGGCTGCCCGTCGGCGGCGATCTCGACTACGCCGACGAGATGACCCTGGGCAGAGCCTTCCTGGGCCGGCGCAGCGTCTGA